From the Nostoc sp. PCC 7107 genome, the window ACCCAGTTGTATGACATGGATGATATCAATCCCCAATTTGAGCAAGCGGATGTAGCTTTGGTAATTGGCGCGAATGATGTGGTAAATCCAGCGGCGCGTAGCGATACCAGTAGCCCAATTTACGGAATGCCAATTTTGGAAGTAGATCGGGCAAAGCAAACAATTGTCATCAAGCGTGGGATGAGTGCGGGTTTTGCTGGTGTAGATAATGAGTTGTTCTACAAAGAGAAAACCACAATGTTATTTGGTAGCGCGAAAGATATGGTGGCGAAGTTGGTTTCGGAAGTGAAGCAACTTTAACGAACCACAGAGGCGCAGAGAGCGCGAAGTAAAGAATTAGAAAATCAACTTGTCTTTAAATTCTCAACTTTAAAGGCAAGTTTTTTGCAAAACATTCTTTTGTGATAATTCTTAGCAGATTTAAACCAAATATACACAGATGAACATAATTCATCTAATTATATTGATATACCAATGTAACGGACGTAAGTTAGAAATATGATCACTACCTCCCCAAGATTTCGGTATTATGTGGTCAATTTCCCAACCATAAGTAGATTGACGATTCCCATACTCATATCGATTTATTAATCTTCCAAATTGATCTATTCGCCAGATTCTTGGATCGTAATTTGGATTATTAAAGCCCTTTTCCCAAACTATTTGAATTTTAGTTAATTTTGCGCTATCTTGAGCCTTTTGATAAGCTAAAGCTAACGCATAATGATTAGGTCTTACACTATTAAACATATTGTAGTTTCTCCTTCTTAAAGGCTAATTTTTATATTATAGTTCAAATGAACTAGTTTAGGGGTAAAAAAGGCTAAAACGCTTCTAAAATTTGGTTTTGCGATCGCTCCTATGTGTTCTCTGCGTCTCTGTGGTACCCTACGGGAAGCCGCTTGCGCGTCTACGTGAAAAAAGCGATTAATACTACGATGTCAGAGTACGCGGATCAACAACTATAATCTCGGAGAACCGCTGAAAATCATCAACATTAAACGTCAGTAAATGTGTAATTTTGTGAGTCGCCATCGCCGCTACTAAACGTGTATCATGTACCTTTTTACCCATAACTTGGTATTGAACAATTAGAGATTCCCACTCACCAAAAATTCCTGGTGTATCAAGCTGCAATATAAATATCTTCTTTAATTGCTCAGATGTTTTTACTGCTTCAGAGATAGATATTCCTAACCCATTACTATTAATTGGCCTTGTGCAAACAGCCCAAAATTCAATAATATTTTGTGGAATTATATATAATAATTCGCCTTGCTGCTTGAGTAGAAAAATTGCCCTTTGAGTATCAACGTGCATTGGGCTGCTCTTCTGCACTAAACGCAGCAAAATATTAGTATCTACCAGATAGCTCATAAAATCTCATCTTCTCTGGTGTAAATACATTCTCGACTAATCGCTGCATTTGAAAGTGGTGGCGCTAAAGTAAAGACTGGATTATCTATTAAATCTCTGACAATATTTTCCCATTCTTCCTGATTTGATACTTGATAAAAAGACATTTCTTCCTGACTAATTAAGCTGTCTTCAATTAAAGATTCAAGATAAGCTTCT encodes:
- a CDS encoding HNH endonuclease signature motif containing protein, which codes for MFNSVRPNHYALALAYQKAQDSAKLTKIQIVWEKGFNNPNYDPRIWRIDQFGRLINRYEYGNRQSTYGWEIDHIIPKSWGGSDHISNLRPLHWYINIIR
- a CDS encoding PIN domain-containing protein, which encodes MSYLVDTNILLRLVQKSSPMHVDTQRAIFLLKQQGELLYIIPQNIIEFWAVCTRPINSNGLGISISEAVKTSEQLKKIFILQLDTPGIFGEWESLIVQYQVMGKKVHDTRLVAAMATHKITHLLTFNVDDFQRFSEIIVVDPRTLTS